TAATAATATTGAACAAAACTAAACCACCATTTCAGCCTCTAGCTTCCCAACTAATTGTTTCCCAAACACAACAATGATTCAACATGATCGAACACCATTTATACGTAGAACTGTTCCATTCATTAGCAGTTAGCTGCACTTTCGCATATTTCCCAATACAAAACACAGTGGTATAGCTTGTTGGGGTCCCAGTCACATCCTTCTAGTTGTGATAATTGcagatagaattttttttaaatcaccggAAGATATGCCCATATGTTTTGAACTCTTCAGTAGTATGGTATTTGACAGTACATGCAGTCAACCCACTATTTCGTCTTTCATGCAAGCCCTATACTTGACCTCCGAGAAATTCATTTTAGCCACACGCACTATGTCACAGCATTCTCTTCTATTTCCAgtctgaaaaaggaaaaattagctTCTCTATCAATAAgtcaatagaaataaatataagaatCAAATAAGATTGGTATGTAGTTGAGAAGAATCGAAattaagagagagaaaaggaataATACACTCACCCCATGGAGTCTCCTCAATGGTGAGAAAACCTTAACTTTTGAGATGTAATCAGCAGAGTGATTGCCACCTGAAGGACAAGGTGGTAACAAACGTGGAAATTTTCGAATATAAGTTGTAACAATTTGTTCCCCTTTGATTTTTTCTGCGGATTCGAAGAAGAAAACATGAGGTGCCTCGCATGGAGTTCTGGAGGGAAACCGGGTGTTGAACATGTAGGGCGGCATCCTTATCCTCTTCCATGGAACAAATGTTTGGAGTGGTCTCTCTAAAACACTTGGAGGGTATATATTCTCATAAATTTGGGTAGAGTAGCCCCATGATATGGAGAAAGACCAGTTGTATGGCTTGTGATAGCAGATGGTCTGCTGCAAAAGTCGAGATTGATCGACTTTTGCAGCTTTCATAAGGCGGACTACTGATTCATTTCGGTTCATGGAAGGGAAGAGGGGATCTGTGACATCGAGGTGGTGGAGGGAGAGGAAAGGAGACTGCGGGTGAGCTGATAAAAGACCTGATAGGTCACCATGTAGATCAATCTGCAACAACAATTACCTCGATCATTAATACAAATCATAAGAAGAGGAACTCAGACAACATTTGGTCAGTACTTACCTGATGAAACCCCTTTTCATGGGTAAGGGAGACTCCTAAATCAGCAACACATGACTGCAAAATATGGTCACTTCCATACAATGTTGGATATCTCTTGATACACACGTCTAAATTCCTGGCTAAGGCCTCAGCTAGAGGGTAACTCAAAGCATACCCAGCTCCCCCAAATGCCATTTCAAATGAGTGATCTATATTCGACGTAACACACTCTGAATTCATCCCAATGTAGAAGTACTTCCTATGGTCATACCTTGCCAGGACCTCCACTAGATTATCGATGAAAAGCACGGTATCATCATCCGCCATAACATACCACCTCACTCCTTTATTCTCCTCCCTATATGTCTCTGCAATCACGCGTACCATTCTTATTGCATGTGGCATCCTATGCTTGTTATATGGTTGGTATCTAGAGATATCTTCAGAAACTCGAAAAGGGGGAAAAGATGAAGGCCATGGAAGGAAATTTGTGGGAGTTCTTTCTAAGAAAAGATACCCCCGGGTAATATTTGGTCGCCACCATGCATCGATGTATATTCTTTTAGTCCTCCATGTATTGACGGAAGCTGCTATTCCAAACACAAGGTCGCTAAGATTAGTAGGAGAATCAGTAGTAATGGGATCTGAGCCCCACTTGTGTCTCAAGTTAGCTAAGAAATTGGAGGACTGGCAGCAGGGATGGTTAGACAACAAAATGTACAACACATACACAATTAGTCCGGAAATGGCCAGTGATTTGCATAGTTTGCCAACTAATTTATCTGATAAAAATGTAACGTCTTGTCCGATGGCACTGAACTTAGCAGCAATTCCAGATGAAATCCTCTTGAAGAACAATTGCACAGATTGGAACCAAGGATAGGGGAATGAAAGCATCTTGAAATGAAGCAATCAGCACCCCCCCATGGGAATTTTCTCCCACCTAGAAAGTACTTAAAAGCTTAAAAAGGTACTACAGACAGGTTTTTCACAATGAGTTGCTGATTCATGTGATGTGTACATGCTTTTTTTACTTGGTTTTTGCTGCTAATCAATCAAGTGGATTGCATTTTACATGCCATTGAAATTGGCTTTAACGGATGTAACTTCACTTCCATTAACCTTCAAGTGAAGTTCTAAGCTTGCTCTTTCATGGGCTATCCTTGGAGGCCAACGCCATAAAGTTCTGATCAAGAAGACCATGAACACTCAACTTATCATGCTAAGATATGCCTATTCTTGTGAAGAAAATGAGGGCAACCACTGCACTTGTGTCGATTCACATGGAGCTTGCTTTATCTTCACCAACTATATCAAGGTCACTGAAAAATTTTGCCAATTTTATTCAGTTGAGTCCAACAAAATAAGGAAGCTTACATGTGATTCTGGTCCTTGAAAAAGAACCCCTCAAAGCAAGCGTCATAGATTCTATATTTACAAGCTTGATAGGTTTGGTTGTTCTGAAAATTAAATCAGTTGATGTAagaactcaaaattttcaaataataaattaataatttatattaatgaagCGTATTTGGATTGAAATGTAACACATGTAAATTTATTGATTACCCTAAATATTGTCATGACTAATCAAAATTCAATGGCTACGgtagctaataataataaatatgcaaaattttgaattttaaaatatttttattaagctAATTATTAGATGCAATCatgtaattataattattatctttaatttcatgaagaattataaaataatattctttattatttcatatattaaataGTAATGTTAATgaactttttttcaaatatctttGTAACTTCTCATTGGTCTTTTTGAAAAGGTGTATCCGATGGCAACCTCCTCCTACTCTCGCGGTGGTTAGACAAAATTGTTTCCTTGTTTGATCATCAATTAAACCATCTAAAACATATTCTCTTTTTTCATAAATACTGAACATTGTGCATCTACTTAGAgtatatttgatagtgattttaaaaagtatttttaacatttataacacttcaaaaaatttattttttgaatattagaaatgctaaaaacattttctaaaatctttaCCAAATATGCAATTAAATGATTGTTATATTTCttcaattacaaattaaaataatgattttatgaagaatTTACTCAATAATTCACATGtcacatatattatatgaaTATAGATTGAAAATAACACAATAGTGGCTAAGATTTTTCAATAAAGTAATTGTTGATATATTAGTCTAGTTGACAATTTGTTGTTGCTCTCTAGGGACTAGATTATACTACATTAAACGACTATTAATGAACAATTTTGATATAAcctaataataaattttgtttatagtGTAGTACAggtttgattgcaaagaaaattaaaataaaactaattacaTTACTTAAAATAATCCTAAcgaatttttgaataaataaagttCAATTTACTACCATGTCAAAACTAGGTTATACTACGCTAAAAGACTGATAATGGTAAATTTTGGTATAGTCTAACAATGAAGTTGGTTCCTTTGAATAATAGGGTAGGACAAATTCATAGAAATTTAAAAGAGAAGTAGTTATATTCCCCAAAATCATCATTATgaattttcaagtaaaaaaataaaaatattttgctaTCACTTCAGAGTTATAATATTGGATTGTTAATAGTAAATTTTGATATATCCtaataataaattgattctttCAAATGTTGAGGTAATTTGAGTTTGAAAATATATGTTGAAAATGACATAGTGACTAAGATTCTTCCAATAAAGTGGTTGTTGATTTATTAGTCTAGTTGACAATTTTGATCTATTTTGAGTCCAATGCATCTTACCTTCAAGGGTACCATCAATAATTATATAAGGAAAGAATAGttatatatacacacacgtGTGTATATGAATGTTCTAAATTAAGTGTTGATATTTGATTAGAGTGGATTTCTATCTATTATGTGTTTAATTTTGGGTATCTGAATTATCAAAGGGaatatttcaaataatgtaGTTGACTTCATGTTAATTCAGAATTAATTAATCTTGAAGATACATTTAAAGTAATTAGagtttaaagaataattataatatattaactaaTTAGTTTCCTACAACTTAAGTACAAGAAACATAAGGCACATACCTAAGCAAAGTGAAACCGACttagaatatatattaattttataaaatattattcaaaatctaatacaatgaataaaaaaaattaaaatttcaaacatttaaaaaaggtatccaacaaaaaaaaataagaaaattatataaatgtcTATATATAACTAGgaatttcaaaaacaaaaatgtttaaatagaaaaagtaaaaggtTGAGGTGTACCTTTCCAAAAAGGTATTGCCTTAGCAAGTGAGGTGCCTTAGGTCAAAGTATTTCAAGTgcaccttttaaaaatatattccaaCGTTCAAACTTTAATCCTCTATCTtcctaattttgattttttttaatttttagtatttaaaggcattttcataaatttatatttagaattGTTCTCCAAAAAGGTTTATAAGGTTTTtggtataaataaattatcatgtCAAGTTGTAAGTGATGCAAAAGAACATAGTTGTTCTCATAACCTTTGTTTTCAATCTCTCAAACTTTTAAGagtatagttttaaaataattctaaatgaaaaaaaaaatattatattcataagTCTCAACATAAAATTGACTACAAAAGAGCACAAGATCTTACATTGAAAATGTGAAAGATTGTGTATTTTCTTATACTTCAAATATGgatattcaaattattatttttatactatctaaatctttatttacaaaagaaaaaaaaattataaaaaataaaaaataatgttaagtttggtttttgaaaaattaaaacaaaataatcaaaaaagaagaaaattagaaattaaaattaaaattaataaattaattatatatactcatttcttcaaactcatttcatcatagtttagtttttttcatttctaagtttaactaattttaaatatattttattttttcatatttttatgataaattaaatttgataaacttaaattctttttctttcctttgtcggtactttaaaataataataatgatacaCAGAAGAGGCCCATAGAAAACTTAAATTACTTTTGTTTGATCTTTTCTACCATTGCGACCTTTTGCAAAGAATATTGACTAAGTGGCCTCATTAGGATCAAAGGCAGTATGTGGTTTCTTTGATCAGCCGCGGTTTTGTGGCAGGAATTGGAATATTGGAACCATTGGCCACTCATCCTCTACTTTATACGCAGAAATTAACGAGAGAGCACTGACTCTTTCTAATGCCTATTTAATGAAAAGAGTGGCATGGATGTAAttcttttagaaatgaaaattggaaacaCTTGTCACTCATATCAATTCAAGAAATTAGTCGAAAAAGATGTCGTATTCCTGGTATCATTATTTGAAATCATAGCATATGTGAAtcggaaaaaataaaataaaagtacgtttgatagtgattttaaaaagtatttttaatcttttttatacttaaaaaataaaataatttaagtattaaaaaaactaaaaatacttaaaataactaTCGAATGCACTCTTAGTTTGTCATTATAAGGTGTTTGTCTTGATTTCTTCTTTACATTTTCACTTTTTGTAACTTTTCATATCTAGGATAACATGGAAGATAATCTTAGAGACATTTATGCGGTCctgtatattatatttattttatattgcaAAATAATTTTGTGGTGATATTTTTctgataattattataaaaggttaatatttttttagtctagtgaagattgattttaattattatgaaattatcAAGTTTTATATTGATAATAAGTAGATTTTAGAATGTTAATTACGTGATACAACTATTGAATCACTTCTTGAATTCCAAGTTACATATTTTTTGATGAAACACTTGATCAAAACATCGAAGTTGAACATACATAGATGATTATTAATATGTGCATGAACGCGCACAAAATCTGTCAACTCAATCTGTTGCTAGACTTGTCCAATTGCAAAACAAGTCGATGGATTCAAATCAACCCCAAATTAAACCTTAACTAATATGTCTTAATCTAATGGAATCACACAAATGTCCTTACAAATCAAGGATATTTCCACATTTTTATCACTTTACTTCTTCCTTGTGAGCTTCCTCAAGCCATCATACATATATAGATCATaagatatattttctttcatgactttgggaagaaaaaaaaaaaggtgatgtTTATTGTTACTTTTTTTCCTCCTTGATCCTTTCACTTTGTTGACCATAGGTTTTAGTGTTGTTTCGATAAGTGTAACTTTATTATATAGTCATATTAAGTTCCTAGTGTATAGTAAATCAAAGTTAATAAGACTAGTTCATGCAATTAACGCTTGGAtgattagttttgatttttgaatgagtaccttaactttttttattttttatttaggttAGGTTATTGACATGCGGACAACCACAATTATTGAGACCTATTCCTATAACTAGGTTCAGTATTCTTGGAGCAAACATAACTTTGCCTCATATGGTTACATCAAAGTTGACGAGATCAACTCCTAAATTTAATGCGCAAATAATTAGTATTGATGTTGCTTCAATTTAACTTGGTCATGTAGTTGGATTAGGTTATCGTGGGAAGGATGATCCAAGTTGGTAAATTCTTCAATTGACTTGTGCTTGGatgattatttttcaatgcTATTTAGTCTAGCTAAgctttatcatttaattaacttagacaccaattcatggatGATCATAAATGATGAGAGTTGTTCATATGATGTTCAAATGAaaagaggaagatgagaaatacGTCTATGAAACGACATATAAACAATTAAGGTTGATTAGTAAGATAATcacattattttaataattttttacaaaaattatcgTATAATATAGTTCTGATTAAGctttcatcaatataaagatgtCATGAAATGAAGAGACTTAGAATTTTAAGTAATTAGACatataaattcaataattacatttatttatattccatTTATTAAAGTtggaacaaaacaaataatgaaaaaaaaaaaaatttaaaaatggattcttttatataaaaaaatctctcCAAGGTAGACCCTATTACtcaaaagattaataaaaaaaatataaaataaaatacactaagttttcaaaattaatatatatattccaataaaaaaaagtaggaagaagactcaaaaaaaaaagtagacaAGGTAGCCCGTAGAGTCCAAAGAGTGAACTGCTTGCATGGTGAGCTGCCATTTGTAAGTTACACGTTTCGATACAACTTCACCTCCTCTCCTTCTACGTTCATTGAACCCCCTTCTCTCTCCTCCGCCcgccctccctccctctctctagTGTCTCTACACAACCCATAAATGCAAAACCaaatggtcttcttcttcttcttgatttCCTAACCATGCTTTACTACTGCGACGACCTCGTTTTGTTCGGCTTGGACCTCCACCTCTTCCAGAGAGTGGCGGACTTCTTCATCTCCATTGCCTGCTTCTCCATCCCTCTCGAGCTCCTCTATTTCCTCTCTCGCTCCTCTGCCTTCCCCTTCCGCTTCCTCTTCCTTTGGTTCTCTTCTTTCATCCTCCTTTGCGGCTTCACCCACTTCTTCTTGGTGGTTGCCACCCAGCGATGCTCCTTCGCTTTTTGGGTCACGTTGACTGTGATCAAGCTGTGTACTGCTCTGGTGTCGCTCGTGATCTCGCTTGCTCTGCTCAGGCTTATTCCCAAGATGTTGAACGTGATGGTGAGGGAGGACTTGTTGCGGAGGAAGACGAGAGAGCTGGGTGTGAAGGTGGAGTTGATGAGGAGGAACGAGGAGACGTGTCAGTGTATGAGGATGTTGACTCGGGAGATTAGGAAGTCGTTGGACCGCCACACCATTCTGTACACCACCATTGTGGAGCTCGCTAGGGCTTTGTTCCTGGATAATTGCGCCATCTGGGCGGTGGACGACTCGGGCTCGGTGGCGACGCTGATTCATGACTTGAGTAGGAGGGAGGATCCGGTGTCGATCCCAGTGGAGGGTTCGGAGTTGATGGACATTTTGGGTGGGGATGGGGTTAAGCTTTTGGGGTCCAATTCGAAGTTGGGTCGGGAGACGGGGAACGGTTTGGGCCTGGCGATTCGGGTGCCGATGCTTAGGGTTTCAGATTTCGGTGCGGCCAAGGCTTGTCACGCCATCCTGGTTTTGGTTCTTCCAGAAGATGAGGTCAGGATTTGGAGCCCAGAAGAGCTCGAACTTGTGGAAGTTGTGGCAGACCAGGTGGCTGTGGCACTGTCTCATGCTGGAATTGTTGAAGATTCAGTGATGATGATAGAAAAACTCATGGAACACAATATTGTTCTGCATAGAGCTATAGAGATGGCCCTGTTGGCTAATGAGTCAATGTGCTTGGCGCAGAAGGTGATGAATCTAGAGATGGTTAAACAGAGTCGATCAATTGCTGCAATTCTGTCAATTCTGCAGATTGAGAAAATGGGATCAGAGAAACAGAGTAGAATAGTTGGTCATATAGCAAAGATAAGTCATGTGTTGTCTGCTTTGATGGAGGATGCGATTGGGTTTTTGGGTTTGGGAGATTATAGATTACAACTGAAGTCTCGGGTGTTTAGCCTCCATTCAATGTTGAAAGACATCGAGAGCATATCCAGGCTCTTGTGTGCTTTCCAGGGATTGAATTTTGAGATGGAGGTGCCCGAGAAGTTGCCAGATCATGTAATTGGAGACCAAACGAGGATTCTTCAGGCTGTTCTGTACATGCTGGGAAATGTCTTGTGTTTGGGAGACGGTGGAAGCTTTGTTCTCTGTGTATCTTCCATTAACAGTACAGACACTAATTGCTTAAAATGGAAACAACTTACTTATGAGGACTCAGCTCTCTTGAAATTCGAGGTCTGCAGAACTAATTCAAAAGAATACGACCCGAGTTCATCAGAAGAGATCCGTGAAAAACACAACTCTGAAACTGCTAATCCTGGGATTTTTAGCTTCAATACATGTGAAAGGATGGCAAAGGTAAAATTCTTTAGCGGCTACATTCTGATGGATTGTCTATAGATATTTGTGTTTCTAGCATTATATGTTATCTCAGTTTTCTGAAATAGTAAGTgaagattatttttattacatgcATTAATCTAGCCATGCCTTATTGTCATGCCAAGTATTCTGCAATAAAGTTATCAATAGCTTAGCTCAAACTCCCATCAGTTTTAGAAGTAGCGCCTTCTGGGTGTTGCTTGTCCAAGTATATATTCTAGTAGTTAAATAGAAAGTTATGCTTTCTATATGCAGCTCATGCATGGGACTCTATCAATCGGCCCCAGCTCTTTGGGGTCTGGTAGAAGTATGAACTTGACAATCAGATTACCTATCCATCCATCGGAGGGATGTCTTATTGAACCAAGGTGCATGGATCCCCAGACTGCGGGATGCCTTTTCAAAGGAATGAAAACCCTCCTTGCTGACAGTGATAGTTTCAACCGATCCATTACCAGGAAACTAATGACAAACTTAGGCTGTCACCTAACAGTTGTTTCATCTTggaaccaatgtaaagaaacTCTTCAATTGAGAGGAAGCCATTTTCATCTACTGCTGATAGAAGACGACCTTTTGGAAGAGGATGGAAAGCAGATCTTTGCTTGGATAAGAAAATTAAGCTTGAGAAGTTTGCTTAGGGTAGTTGCACTGACATCAGAATCCAATTGGGATATCCAGAGTTGGTGTCTTCACCATGGAACTGATGGTGTAATTCGCAAGCCCGTCATACTGGAAGAGCTGGAGGATGTGTTGCAAAGGGTT
The sequence above is drawn from the Vitis riparia cultivar Riparia Gloire de Montpellier isolate 1030 chromosome 6, EGFV_Vit.rip_1.0, whole genome shotgun sequence genome and encodes:
- the LOC117917053 gene encoding uncharacterized protein LOC117917053 — encoded protein: MLSFPYPWFQSVQLFFKRISSGIAAKFSAIGQDVTFLSDKLVGKLCKSLAISGLIVYVLYILLSNHPCCQSSNFLANLRHKWGSDPITTDSPTNLSDLVFGIAASVNTWRTKRIYIDAWWRPNITRGYLFLERTPTNFLPWPSSFPPFRVSEDISRYQPYNKHRMPHAIRMVRVIAETYREENKGVRWYVMADDDTVLFIDNLVEVLARYDHRKYFYIGMNSECVTSNIDHSFEMAFGGAGYALSYPLAEALARNLDVCIKRYPTLYGSDHILQSCVADLGVSLTHEKGFHQIDLHGDLSGLLSAHPQSPFLSLHHLDVTDPLFPSMNRNESVVRLMKAAKVDQSRLLQQTICYHKPYNWSFSISWGYSTQIYENIYPPSVLERPLQTFVPWKRIRMPPYMFNTRFPSRTPCEAPHVFFFESAEKIKGEQIVTTYIRKFPRLLPPCPSGGNHSADYISKVKVFSPLRRLHGTGNRRECCDIVRVAKMNFSEVKYRACMKDEIVG
- the LOC117916254 gene encoding ethylene receptor 2-like; the protein is MLYYCDDLVLFGLDLHLFQRVADFFISIACFSIPLELLYFLSRSSAFPFRFLFLWFSSFILLCGFTHFFLVVATQRCSFAFWVTLTVIKLCTALVSLVISLALLRLIPKMLNVMVREDLLRRKTRELGVKVELMRRNEETCQCMRMLTREIRKSLDRHTILYTTIVELARALFLDNCAIWAVDDSGSVATLIHDLSRREDPVSIPVEGSELMDILGGDGVKLLGSNSKLGRETGNGLGLAIRVPMLRVSDFGAAKACHAILVLVLPEDEVRIWSPEELELVEVVADQVAVALSHAGIVEDSVMMIEKLMEHNIVLHRAIEMALLANESMCLAQKVMNLEMVKQSRSIAAILSILQIEKMGSEKQSRIVGHIAKISHVLSALMEDAIGFLGLGDYRLQLKSRVFSLHSMLKDIESISRLLCAFQGLNFEMEVPEKLPDHVIGDQTRILQAVLYMLGNVLCLGDGGSFVLCVSSINSTDTNCLKWKQLTYEDSALLKFEVCRTNSKEYDPSSSEEIREKHNSETANPGIFSFNTCERMAKLMHGTLSIGPSSLGSGRSMNLTIRLPIHPSEGCLIEPRCMDPQTAGCLFKGMKTLLADSDSFNRSITRKLMTNLGCHLTVVSSWNQCKETLQLRGSHFHLLLIEDDLLEEDGKQIFAWIRKLSLRSLLRVVALTSESNWDIQSWCLHHGTDGVIRKPVILEELEDVLQRVFLLKEGTPFPFLQNPD